In Dermacentor variabilis isolate Ectoservices chromosome 7, ASM5094787v1, whole genome shotgun sequence, a genomic segment contains:
- the LOC142587532 gene encoding NPC intracellular cholesterol transporter 1-like: protein MSSRWLFIAGVSATLISSALAHCILYGHCGKDKDTGRRLPCAVERDPVNIESTLLQKACPALLGSAGEPVPACCDANQAGTFKSQFGKLVKLGLGRDSKCFRNLQNLVCQAFCSPKQSNFVAVFGNSAKGKREPSATEIVYAVEKNFAEVVYASCKDVRTRIFGIKLLYYMCGKYGSSKCSPQHFLDFLGARPSEGGHSPLKIRYVIAEAPVKVNGKTLEPFKADVF, encoded by the coding sequence ATGTCGAGCCGTTGGCTTTTCATCGCCGGCGTAAGCGCCACGCTGATTTCGTCAGCCTTGGCTCACTGCATCCTCTACGGCCACTGCGGCAAGGACAAGGATACCGGGAGGCGACTCCCATGCGCCGTGGAGCGCGATCCAGTCAACATCGAAAGCACACTTCTCCAGAAGGCATGTCCCGCGCTGCTCGGCTCCGCGGGCGAGCCGGTGCCTGCCTGCTGCGACGCTAACCAGGCGGGAACGTTCAAATCTCAGTTCGGTAAACTCGTCAAACTCGGCCTTGGCAGGGACAGCAAGTGCTTCCGCAACTTGCAGAACCTCGTCTGCCAGGCGTTCTGCTCGCCGAAGCAGTCCAATTTCGTCGCCGTCTTCGGCAACAGCGCCAAGGGGAAACGCGAGCCTTCGGCCACAGAAATTGTCTACGCCGTGGAAAAAAATTTCGCCGAGGTAGTGTACGCTTCCTGCAAGGACGTCCGCACCCGAATTTTCGGCATCAAACTGTTGTACTACATGTGCGGAAAGTACGGCTCCAGCAAATGCTCACCTCAGCACTTCCTCGACTTTCTGGGCGCCAGACCTTCAGAGGGAGGCCACTCGCCGCTCAAGATCCGTTACGTAATCGCGGAGGCTCCTGTTAAGGTCAACGGGAAGACGCTGGAGCCCTTCAAAGCAGACGTCTTTTGA